A genomic segment from Agelaius phoeniceus isolate bAgePho1 chromosome 2, bAgePho1.hap1, whole genome shotgun sequence encodes:
- the SLITRK6 gene encoding SLIT and NTRK-like protein 6, with translation MKLWIFVLCSIVVASDPFQSQPSFSSVRGSCQSLCSCEEKDDTMIINCDKRDIKMISEINVPPSRPFHLNLLNNGLSMLHVNDFAGLVNAISLHLGFNNIADIEPGAFNGLSLLKQLHINHNSLETLKEDTFNGLENLEFLQADNNFITVIEASAFSKLNRLKVLILNDNAIEYLPPNIFRFVPLTHLDLRGNQLQTLPYVGFLEHIGRILDLQLEDNKWACNCDLLQLKIWLENMPPQSIIGDVVCNSPSVIKGSILSRLKKESLCPTHPVNELEDPSGSLPLVVTTSINDNYLSTKVIPLLKAPTKEPSLVLHTSKPTTFPGISCPVPCHCTSHMLSGVLMHCQERNIESLSDLGPPPPNPKKLILAGNIIQTLLKSDLVDYASLEMLHLGNNRIEILEEGSFMNLTRLQKLYLNGNHLTKLSQNLFLGLQHLEYLYLEYNAIKEVLPGTFNVMPKLKVLYLNNNLLQALPPHIFSGVPLTRLNLKTNQFAHLPVSNVLDELDMLVQIELEDNPWDCTCDSVGLQKWIQKLSKNTMMGDIFCKSPGHLAKKELKSLKSEVLCPGLINSPPLPTHASFVVVTTSSPTANTADTILRSLTDAVPLSVLILGLLIVFITIVFCAAGIVVLVLHRRRRCKKKQVDEQVRDSSPVHLQYSMYGHKTTHHTTERPAATLYEQRIVTPMVQVYHSPSFSPKHTEQQQEEGSENEANDSKYLRRSLLERENSSPLTGPNVKYKATDQSAEFLSFQDASCLYRNILEKERELQQLGITEYLRKNIVQLQPDMEVRYPGTHEELKLMETLMYSRPRKVFLEQTKNEYFELKANLHAEPDYLEVLEQQT, from the coding sequence ATGAAGCTTTGGATTTTCGTTCTATGCTCAATTGTGGTTGCATCCGATCCTTTCCAGTCACagccttctttttcttcagtcaGAGGATCTTGTCAGAGTCTGTGTTCCTGTGAAGAAAAGGATGACACCATGATTATCAACTGTGACAAAAGAGACATCAAGATGATATCAGAAATAAACGTCCCACCATCACGGCCTTTCCATCTTAATTTGTTAAACAATGGTCTGAGTATGTTACATGTGAATGATTTTGCTGGCCTTGTTAATGCTATTTCTCTGCATCTTGGTTTTAACAATATAGCAGATATTGAGCCTGGGGCTTTCAATGGTCTCAGCCTTCTTAAGCAACTTCATATCAATCACAATTCTTTGGAAACACTTAAAGAAGATACATTTAATGGATTGGAAAATTTGGAGTTTCTTCAAGCAGACAACAATTTCATCACAGTGATTGAAGCAAGTGCCTTTAGCAAGCTCAACAGGCTTAAAGTGCTTATTTTGAATGATAATGCCATTGAGTATCTTCCTCCAAACATATTTCGTTTTGTGCCATTGACCCATTTAGATCTGCGTGGAAACCAGTTGCAGACACTGCCCTATGTTGGCTTTTTGGAACATATTGGAAGAATACTAGACCTTCAGTTGGAAGACAATAAATGGGCCTGTAACTGTGATTTGTTGCAGCTGAAGATATGGCTAGAAAACATGCCTCCTCAGTCCATAATAGGTGATGTTGTATGCAATAGCCCTTCAGTTATCAAAGGCAGCATATTAAGCCGGCTGAAAAAAGAGTCTCTTTGTCCCACCCATCCTGTTAATGAACTTGAAGATCCTTCAGGGTCACTGCCCTTGGTTGTAACCACCTCTATCAATGATAATTATCTATCAACTAAGGTGATTCCTCTCCTGAAAGCTCCTACTAAAGAACCAAGTTTAGTGCTTCATACTTCCAAGCCTACTACATTTCCAGGaatctcttgtcctgtcccttgtcACTGCACCAGCCATATGCTCTCAGGAGTTCTTATGCACTGCCAGGAGCGAAATATTGAAAGCTTGTCTGATTTAGGACCCCCTCCTCCAAACCCTAAAAAGCTTATCCTAGCTGGAAACATTATTCAGACGCTATTGAAATCAGATCTTGTGGACTATGCCAGCCTGGAAATGCTTCACCTGGGGAACAATCGCATTGAGATCCTCGAGGAAGGTTCCTTTATGAATCTGACCAGACTACAGAAACTATATCTCAATGGCAATCATCTTACAAAGCTAAGTCAAAATCTCTTCCTTGGCCTTCAGCACCTTGAGTACTTGTACCTTGAATATAATGCCATCAAAGAAGTTTTGCCAGGGACATTTAATGTAATGCCAAAACTGAAAGTTCTCTACCTAAATAACAACCTTCTGCAGGCTTTGCCACCCCATATCTTTTCAGGTGTTCCCCTCACCAGACTAAATCTGAAAACAAACCAATTTGCTCATTTGCCTGTGAGCAATGTCTTGGATGAACTGGATATGCTGGTACAAATTGAACTTGAAGACAACCCTTGGGACTGTACTTGTGATTCAGTGGGACTGCAAAAATGGATACAAAAATTGAGTAAGAATACCATGATGGGTGATATTTTTTGTAAATCTCCCGGACACTTAGCAAAAAAAGAATTGAAATCCCTAAAGAGTGAAGTCTTGTGTCCAGGTTTAATAAACAGCCCTCCCCTACCAACCCATGCCAGTTTTGTAGTTGTGACAACTTCTTCTCCTACTGCCAACACCGCAGACACCATCCTGCGGTCTCTTACAGATGCTGTCCCACTTTCTGTTCTAATATTAGGACTGCTCATTGTGTTTATAACTATTGTGTTTTGTGCAGCAGGAATAGTTGTTCTTGTTCTGCACCGGCGCAGGAGATGCAAAAAGAAGCAAGTGGATGAACAAGTGAGGGACAGCAGCCCTGTTCACCTTCAGTACAGCATGTATGGGCATAAGACCACACACCACACCACGGAGCGCCCAGCTGCCACTCTCTATGAGCAACGAATCGTCACCCCAATGGTTCAGGTGTACCACAGCCCGTCCTTCAGCCCCAAGCACAccgagcagcagcaggaggagggaagtgAGAATGAAGCTAATGATTCCAAATACCTTCGCCGAAGTCTCCTGGAAAGAGAGAACAGTTCACCACTTACAGGTCCAAATGTCAAATACAAGGCTACAGATCAATCTgctgaatttctgtcttttcaggaTGCTAGCTGCTTGTATAGAAACATTcttgaaaaagagagagagctgCAGCAACTAGGGATCACAGAATAcctaagaaaaaatattgtccagctccagcctgacaTGGAAGTTCGTTATCCTGGAACACATGAAGAGTTGAAGCTGATGGAGACACTCATGTACTCCAGGCCAAGAAAGGTTTTTCTAGAACAAACtaaaaatgagtattttgaGCTCAAGGCTAATTTACATGCTGAGCCTGACTATCTGGAGGTCCTGGAGCAGCAAACGTGA